A genomic stretch from Procambarus clarkii isolate CNS0578487 chromosome 14, FALCON_Pclarkii_2.0, whole genome shotgun sequence includes:
- the LOC123751928 gene encoding E3 ubiquitin-protein ligase RNF168-like, with translation MMDNNPEECSVCFNNYDDTLLRPRTLPCGHTFCSQCIDNAIKNGQLNCPSCRAQHTATAATQFPINYGMEAFIRKLKGMEVVPVTTVPTKPNKAPTRGISKKLRSMVEEQKSSISSLITSCEEVLSQLGEYRGQLGDWKTQHLQLQDRLYALVEQNKSAMKLLELEDTSVVDMTTQGEEGKTQLQAMLGSLDTVNTAQEVDTTIDTADECSMKVEDWLQKCQELFPDVNTVHTSVKVCC, from the coding sequence GATAACAacccagaggaatgttcagtgtgttttaacaATTATGATGACACACTGCTACGGCCTCGCACTCTGCCTtgtggccacacattctgctcccagtgtattgacaatgctatcaagaatggtcagctgaactgccccagctgccgtgcccagcacactgccacagctgctactcagttcccaatCAATTATGGTATGGAGGCCTTTATCAGAAAACTAAAAGGTATGGAGGTGGTGCCAGTGACAACGGTACCCACAAAACCCAATAAAGCTCCGACCAGAGGCATCAGTAAGAAGTTACGTTCCATGGTGGAGGAGCAgaagagcagcatcagcagcctcattaccagctgtgaagaggtactgtcccagctgggtgagtaccgggggcagctgggggactggaagactcaacacctccagctccaggacagactctatgctctggtagagcagaacaagtcagcaatgaagctcttggaactggaggataccagtgtggtggatatgacaacacaaggagaggaagggaagactcagctgcaggccatgttggggagcctcgacacagtcaacacagCACAGGAGGTTGACACTaccatagacacagctgatgagtgcagcatgaaggtagaagattggctccagaagtgccaggaactcttcccagatgtcaacactgtccacacctcagtgaaggtatgctgctga